The genomic region GCCGGGCCGCACGCGGGTCACCGTCGATCGCGGGGTCGGGTCGTGGACCGTCGGCGGCCTGTTGCACGACACCGGGCGGCGGCCCGTCGATCCGGGGCGGACCACCGGCGGCCCGCGCCGGATCGGGCACCGGTCCGGTCGTACGCCGGCCGGAGGGCGGACCGTCGGTGGTCAGTGGACGGCCGGGCGCGGCGGGTTCGGGGCCCGGCCGACGGCTCGGTGGTACGGCGTCGGGTCGGCGCGGTGGCGGCATCGTCTCCGCCCGGCCAGCCGGCACGGCAGCGTCCGGACGGCGACCGGTTGGGGCACCGGCGCTCGATGGGCCGACAGGCGGGCCGGGCGGCGCCGACGCCGGACGCGGCCGGGCCGTGCCGGTGGGAGCCCCTGCCGGCGGCAGCGGCCCGGGTGGACCGGCCGGGTCGCCGCCGGTCGGGCGGGCTGCGGATGGTGGAGGTCCGCCAACTCGGGGACCGGCACCGGGAACCGGCTGTGCGCCACGCGGCATCGGCTGGCCCTGCGCCGGGGCGCCTGGACCCGCGACACGGGGACGCTCGGCCGGGGCACCGGGACCTGCGGCGCGAGGGCGGTCGGCGGGTGGCCGCTCGTCCGGGCGACGAGCCTGCGGCGGCTCACCCGGCCAGGGGCCGTCAGTCGGGCGGCGTGCCCCGGGGCCGTCCGGGTCACCGCGGCGTGGAGCGGGCGGCGCGTCCGGCGGCGCGGGCGCGCCCGCGCGTGGCGGAACATGTTCGGCCGGCGCGCCGTCCGGGCCCAACTCGGTGCGTTGCTGCTTGGCCGAGCGCAGGTCGTCGATCCAGCCGAACTCCTCGCCGGCTACCGGCTCCTCCGGCTCGGCCTCGGCTCGGCCACGACCCCAGCGGCGGCCCTTGGCGCGGGGATCACGCCGCTCGTCCGGGCCCTCGTCCGGGCGATCCGCACCACGCGATCTCACTGTTGACCCTCTCCTGCGGCGTCAGTGCCGCTGTCCTGCGTCGTGCTGGGACCGCCCGTACCCATGGTCGGGCGACCGTTCTCACCGGCAAGCGCCGATGGGGCGTTCGCCGTTACGGGTGCCCCGGCTGCCGGTGCCTCCGGTCGGGCGGGTGGCGTCGGCAGGCCGCGCACGATCCGGCGCAGCAGCGGCAACCGGGTCGCCACCGACCGCTCCGCCCCGTGCGGGCTGGGCTGGTAGTAGTCGGTGCCCACCAGGTCGTCCGGGACGTACTGCTGGGTGACCACGCCGCGCTGGTCGTCGTGCGGGTAGCGGTAGCCGGTGCCGTGGCCGAGCCCTCGGGCGCCGGCGTAGTGGGCGTCGCGCAGTCCGCGCGGCACCGGGCCACCCTTGCCGGCCCGTACGTCGGCGATGGCGGCACCGATGGCCGTGGTGGCCGAGTTCGACTTGGGCGCGGTGGCCAGGTGGATCACCGCCTGGGCCAGGTTGAGTTGCACTTCGGGCAGCCCGACGTACTCGACGGCGTGCGCGGCGGCGGTGGCCACGCTCAACGCTGTGGGATCGGCCATGCCGACGTCCTCGCTGGCGAAGATGACAAGCCGGCGGGCGATGAACCGGGCGTCCTCACCGGCGACAAGCATGCGGGCCAACCAGTGCACGGCGGCGTCCACATCCGAGCCGCGCATGCTCTTGATGAACGCGCTTACCACGTCGTAGTGGGCGTCGCCGTCGCGGTCGTAGCGCACCGCCGCCACGTCGACGGCCTGCTCGGCGGTGGCGAGGTCGATGCGCCCGGTCCCGAGAGCCGCGGCGGAGGCCGCCGCCGCCTCCAGCGCGGTCAGCGCCTTGCGGACGTCACCGGAGGCGAGCCGGACCAGGTGATCCTCGGCCTCGGGCTCAAGGGTGAGCGTGCCACCGAGGCCGCGCTCGTCGGTGACCGCCCGGCGCAGCAGGCCGCGTACCGCGTCGTCGTCGAGCGGTTGCAGGGTGAGCAGCACGCACCGGGACAGCAGCGGGGAGATGACCGAGAAGTACGGGTTCTCGGTGGTGGCGGCGAGCAGCGTGACAGTGCGGTCCTCGACGGCGGCAAGCAGCGAGTCCTGTTGGGTCTTGCTGAACCGGTGCACCTCGTCGATGAAGAGGACGGTCTGCGGGCCGCCGGAGCGGCGCTGGCGGCGGGCCGCCTCGATGACCGCGCGGACGTCCTTGACCCCGGCGGACAGCGCCGACATGGCGACGAACCGGCGGTCGGTGGCCGCCGCGACCAGGTGCGCGATTGTGGTCTTGCCGCTGCCGGGCGGTCCCCAGAGGATGACCGACAGCGGGGCGCCGCCGGAGACGAGCTGCCGCAGCGGCGCGCCGGGGGCGAGCAGGTGGTCCTGGCCGACCAGCTCGTCGAGCGTTGCCGGGCGCATCCGGACGGGCAGGGGCGAATCGTCTGCTACCGGAGTGAAGCCGTCGACACCGGCGGGACCCTCGGGCGCGCTGCGCGACCCGGTGGGCGCACCGAGGGAGAAGAGGGCGTCGGACTCCATCACGAAGACAGTACCGGGCCGTGCCCGCGACGCCGGAATCGCGCCGCGGGCCGGGCCATCGATGGTCGGTTCCGGTCAGCCGCGACCGGGGCGACGCCCCCGGTACCAGCGACCGCCGCCACCGCCGCCACCGCCGCGCGGGCCGCTACCCACACCGGCCAGGTAGAGCGAGAGCAGGAGCAGACCGATGAGCACGAGGGTGTTCCAGTTGAACAGGTCCGGTGCGCCGAAGTCGGTGTTGAGCAGGTCGAGCAGCAGGGCGAAGCCAAAGACGATGGCCGCGAGAAT from Micromonospora profundi harbors:
- a CDS encoding replication-associated recombination protein A gives rise to the protein MESDALFSLGAPTGSRSAPEGPAGVDGFTPVADDSPLPVRMRPATLDELVGQDHLLAPGAPLRQLVSGGAPLSVILWGPPGSGKTTIAHLVAAATDRRFVAMSALSAGVKDVRAVIEAARRQRRSGGPQTVLFIDEVHRFSKTQQDSLLAAVEDRTVTLLAATTENPYFSVISPLLSRCVLLTLQPLDDDAVRGLLRRAVTDERGLGGTLTLEPEAEDHLVRLASGDVRKALTALEAAAASAAALGTGRIDLATAEQAVDVAAVRYDRDGDAHYDVVSAFIKSMRGSDVDAAVHWLARMLVAGEDARFIARRLVIFASEDVGMADPTALSVATAAAHAVEYVGLPEVQLNLAQAVIHLATAPKSNSATTAIGAAIADVRAGKGGPVPRGLRDAHYAGARGLGHGTGYRYPHDDQRGVVTQQYVPDDLVGTDYYQPSPHGAERSVATRLPLLRRIVRGLPTPPARPEAPAAGAPVTANAPSALAGENGRPTMGTGGPSTTQDSGTDAAGEGQQ